A section of the Meles meles chromosome 8, mMelMel3.1 paternal haplotype, whole genome shotgun sequence genome encodes:
- the MTA2 gene encoding metastasis-associated protein MTA2 — translation MAANMYRVGDYVYFENSSSNPYLVRRIEELNKTANGNVEAKVVCLFRRRDISSSLNSLADSNAREFEEESKQPGVSEQQRHQLKHRELFLSRQFESLPATHIRGKCSVTLLNETDILSQYLEKEDCFFYSLVFDPVQKTLLADQGEIRVGCKYQAEIPDRLAEGESDNRNQQKMEMKVWDPDNPLTDRQIDQFLVVARAVGTFARALDCSSSIRQPSLHMSAAAASRDITLFHAMDTLQRNGYDLAKAMSTLVPQGGPVLCRDEMEEWSASEAMLFEEALEKYGKDFNDIRQDFLPWKSLASIVQFYYMWKTTDRYIQQKRLKAAEADSKLKQVYIPTYTKPNPNQIISVGSKPGMNGAGFQKGLTCESCHTTQSAQWYAWGPPNMQCRLCASCWIYWKKYGGLKTPTQLEGAARGTTEPHSRGHLSRPEAQSLSPYTTSANRAKLLAKNRQTFLLQTTKLTRLARRMCRDLLQPRRAARRPYAPINANAIKAECSIRLPKAAKTPLKIHPLVRLPLATIVKDLVAQAPLKPKTPRGTKTPINRNQLTQNRGLGGIMVKRAYETMAGAGVPFSANGRPLASGIRSGSQPAAKRQKLNPADAPNPVVFVATKDTRALRKALTHLEMRRAARRPNLPLKVKPPLIAVRPPVPLSAPSHPASTNEPIVLED, via the exons ATGGCGGCCAACATGTACCGGGTGGGGG ATTACGTCTATTTTGAAAATTCTTCTAGCAATCCTTACCTGGTTAGACGGATTGAGGAGCTCAACAAG ACTGCAAACGGAAATGTGGAGGCAAAGGTTGTGTGCCTTTTCCGGCGAAGGGACATTTCTAGTAGCCTCAACAGCCTGGCTGATAGCAATGCCA GGGAGTTTGAGGAAGAATCAAAGCAGCCAGGGGTATCAGAGCAGCAGCGACATCAGCTGAAGCACCGGGAGCTTTTTCTTTCTCGGCAGTTTGAATCGTTACCAGCCACACACATACG GGGGAAATGCAGTGTGACCCTCTTGAATGAGACTGACATCTTGAGCCAATACCTGGAAAAAGAG GACTGCTTTTTTTACTCACTGGTGTTTGACCCTGTGCAGAAGACCCTTCTAGCTGATCAGGGGGAGATCAGAGTTGGTTGCAAATATCAAGCTGAGATCCCAGATCGCCTGGCAGAGG GGGAATCCGATAATCGGAACCAACAGAAGATGGAGATGAAGGTCTGGGACCCAGACAACCCTCTCACAGACCGGCAGATCGATCAGTTTCTCGTGGTGGCCCG AGCTGTGGGCACCTTTGCAAGAGCTCTGGATTGCAGCAGCTCCATTCGGCAGCCAAGCTTGCACATGAGCGCGGCCGCCGCCTCCCGAGATATCACGCTG TTCCATGCGATGGATACGTTGCAGAGGAACGGCTATGACTTGGCTAAAGCCATgtccaccctggtgccccagggaGGCCCGGTGCTGTGTCGGGATGAGATGGAGGAGTGGTCTGCCTCCGAGGCCATGTTGTTTGAGGAGGCCCTGGAGAAGTACGGGAAGGATTTCAATGATATTCGCCAGGACTTC CTGCCTTGGAAGTCACTCGCCAGCATAGTCCAGTTTTATTACATGTGGAAAACCACAGACCGCTATATTCAGCAG AAAAGGTTGAAAGCTGCTGAAGCAGACAGCAAACTAAAACAAGTCTATATCCCTACCTA TACTAAGCCAAATCCTAACCAGATCATCTCTGTGGGCTCGAAACCCGGCATGaatggggctggattccagaagGGCCTGACTTGCGAGAGCTGCCACa CCACGCAGTCTGCCCAGTGGTACGCCTGGGGCCCACCCAACATGCAGTGCCGGCTCTGTGCTTCCTGTTGGATCTACTGGAAGAAGTACGGGGGGCTGAAGACCCCGACCCAGCTTGAGGGGGCTGCTCGGGGCACAACA GAGCCACACTCGAGGGGTCATTTGTCTAGACCTGAAGCCCAGAGTCTCTCTCCCTATACGACCAGCGCCAACCGGGCCAAGCTGCTGGCTAAGAACAGGCAAACATTCCTGCTCCAGACCACAAAGCTGACCCGTCTGGCCAGACGCATGTGCAGGGACCTGTTACAGCCGAGGAGGGCTGCCCGGCGACCCTATGCCCCTATCAATGCCAATGCCATCAAGGCGGAGT GCTCCATTCGACTTCCTAAGGCTGCGAAGACTCCATTGAAGATTCATCCTCTGGTGCGGCTGCCGCTGGCAACCATCGTCAAAGATTTGG TGGCCCAGGCGCCTCTGAAACCAAAAACACCTCGGGGTACCAAGACGCCGATCAACAGAAACCAGCTGACCCAGAACCGGGGTCTGGGGGGCATTATGGTGAAACGGGCCTATGAAACT ATGGCAGGAGCGGGGGTCCCCTTCTCTGCCAATGGAAGGCCTCTGGCCTCAGGGATTCGCTCCGGCTCACAGCCAGCAGCCAAGCGTCAAAAACTAAACCCCGCTGATGCCCCCAATCCGGTGGTGTTTGTGGCCACAAAGGATACCAG GGCCCTGCGGAAGGCTCTGACCCATCTGGAAATGCGGCGAGCTGCCCGCCGGCCCAACTTGCCCCTGAAGGTGAAGCCACCACTGATTGCAGTGCGGCCCCCAGTCCCACTGTCTGCACCCTCACATCCTGCCAGCACCAATGAGCCCATTGTCCTGGAGGATTGA
- the EML3 gene encoding echinoderm microtubule-associated protein-like 3 isoform X2: MDGAGGPGEGPAQEALQSLSRRLQVQEKEMELVKAALAEALRLLRLHTPPNPLQDPGTSAPTRDSPAVPPGLPPACSPSLVSRGTQTETEVETEPSPGPPSLSNGPPAPQGGSEEPGGTQSEGGGSSSSGTGSPGPPGVLRLVQSPQRADTPRRNSSSSSSPSERPRQKLSRKAASSANLLLRSGSTESRGGKDPLSSPGGPGSRRSNYNLEGISVKMFLRGRPITMYIPSGIRSLEELPSGPPPETLSLDWVYGYRGRDSRSNLFVLRSGEVVYFIACVVVLYRPEGGPGGPGGGGQRHYRGHTDCVRCLAVHPDGVRVASGQTAGVDKDGKPLQPVVHVWDSETLLKLQEIGLGAFERGVGALAFSAADQGAFLCVVDDSNEHMLSVWDCSRGTKLAEIKSTNDSVLAVGFSPRDSSCIVTSGKSHVHFWNWSGTAGVPGNGTLTRKQGVFGKYKKPKFIPCFVFLPDGDILTGDSEGNILTWGRSLSDSRTPGRGGAKETYGIVAQAHAHEGSIFALCLRRDGTVLSGGGRDRRLVQWSPGLVALQEAEIPEHFGAVRAIAEGLGSELLVGTTKNALLRGDLAQGFSPVIQGHTDELWGLCTHPFQNRFLTCGHDRQLCLWDGEGHALAWSIDLKETGLCADFHPSGAVVAVGLNTGRWLVLDTETREIVSDITDGNEQLSVVRYSPDGLYLAIGSHDNMIYIYSVSSDGAKSSRFGRCVGHSSFITHLDWSKDGSFIMSNSGDYEILYWDVVGGCKLLRNRYDSRDREWATYTCVLGFHVYGVWPDGSDGTDINSLCRSHNERVVAVADDFCKVHLFQYPCARAKAPSLVYGGHGSHVTSVRFTHDDSHLISLGGKDASIFQWRVLGAGGAGPAPATPSRTPSLSPASSLDV, translated from the exons ATGGACGGGGCCGGGGGGCCCG GTGAGGGCCCTGCTCAGGAGGCCCTGCAGTCCTTGAGCCGGCGGCTTCAGGTGCAGGAGAAGGAGATGGAGCTGGTCAAGGCAGCCCTGGCCGAGGCCCTCCGCCTGCTGCGGCTGCACacgccccccaaccccctgcagGACCCCGGTACGTCCGCTCCAACCCGAGACAG CCCTGCAGTGCCCCCAGGACTGCCACCCGCGTGCAGCCCCTCCTTGGTGAGCCGGGGCACCCAGACCGAGACCGAGGTGGAGACGGAGCCATCCCCCGGCCCTCCTAGCCTGAGCAAtgggcccccagccccccaggggGGCAGTGAAGAGCCTGGTGGGACTCAGTCTGAAGGAgggggcagcagcagcagtggtaCTGGTTCCCCCGGCCCCCCGGGGGTCCTCAGGCTTGTGCAGTCCCCGCAGCGTGCCGACAC GCCACGGAgaaattcttcctcctcctcatccccctCAGAGCGGCCTCGGCAGAAACTCTCCCGGAAGGCAGCTTCCTCGGCTAACCTGTTGCTGCGGTCTGGGAGCACGGAGAG TCGTGGGGGGAAAGACcccctctccagccctgggggTCCTGGGTCTCGGAGGAGCAACTATAATTTGG AAGGCATCTCAGTGAAAATGTTCCTTCGTGGCCGCCCCATTACCATGTACATCCCGTCTGGCATCCGCAGCCTTGAGGAGCTGCCCAGCGGCCCACCCCCGGAGACCCTCAGCCTTGACTGGGT TTATGGGTACAGGGGTCGTGACTCCCGCTCTAATCTGTTTGTGCTGCGCTCTGGGGAGGTGGTCTACTTTATTGCCTGTGTGGTGGTGCTGTACCGGCCCGAGGGAGGCCCCGGGGGCCCTGGAGGTGGCGGCCAGAGACATTACCGGGGCCACACGGACTGCGTTCGATG CCTGGCCGTCCACCCGGATGGTGTTCGTGTAGCTTCAGGACAGACAGCTGGAGTGGATAAAGATGGCAAG cccctgcagCCGGTGGTTCACGTGTGGGACTCAGAGACCCTGCTGAAGCTGCAGGAGATTGGACTGGGGGCCTTCGAGCGGGGCGTGGGAGCCCTGGCCTTCTCGGCGGCG GATCAGGGTGCTTTTCTTTGTGTGGTGGATGACTCCAACGAGCACATGCTGTCAGTGTGGGACTGCAGCCGAGGCACAAAGCTGGCGGAGATCAAG AGTACCAACGACTCGGTTTTGGCCGTTGGCTTCAGCCCACGTGACAGCAGCTGCATCGTCACTAGCGGGAAATCCCACGTCCACTTCTGGAACTGGAGTGGAACAGCAGGGGTTCCTGGGAACGGGACCCTCACCCGGAAACAGGGTGTCTTTGGG AAATACAAGAAACCCAAGTTTATCCCCTGCTTTGTGTTCCTCCCGGATGGAGACATTCTCACTGGGGATTCAGAGGGGAACATTCTCACCTGGGGGCGGAGCCTCTCAGATTCCAGAACcccaggcaggggtggggctaAAG AGACCTACGGGATTGTGGCCCAGGCCCATGCTCACGAAGGTTCCATCTTTGCCCTGTGTCTCCGGCGGGACGGGACTGTGCTGAGTGGTGGCGGACGGGACCGCCGGCTGGTCCAGTGGAGTCCAGGATTGGTGGCCCTCCAGGAAGCTGAG ATTCCTGAACACTTTGGGGCTGTGCGGGCCATTGCggaggggctgggctctgagctgCTGGTGGGAACCACGAAAAATGCGTTGCTGAGGGGAGATCTGGCCCAGGGCTTCTCCCCTGTAATCCAG GGCCACACGGATGAGCTCTGGGGGCTCTGCACGCATCCCTTCCAGAACCGCTTCCTCACCTGTGGCCACGACCGGCAGCTCTGCCTGTGGGATGGGGAGGGCCACGCACTGGCCTGGAGCATTGACCTCAAG gaGACTGGTCTCTGTGCTGACTTCCACCCCAGTGGGGCAGTTGTGGCCGTAGGACTGAACACAGGGAG gtGGCTGGTTTTGGACACAGAGACCCGAGAGATTGTGTCGGACATCACTGACGGCAATGAGCAGCTCTCAGTGGTCCGGTATAGCCCAG ATGGGTTGTACCTGGCCATCGGTTCCCATGACAACATGATCTACATCTATAGCGTTTCCAGTGATGGGGCCAAGTCCAGCCGCTTTGGTCGCTGTGTG GGTCACTCCAGCTTCATCACTCACCTTGACTGGTCCAAGGATGGGAGTTTCATCATGTCCAATTCTGGGGACTATGAGATCCTTTACT GGGACGTGGTTGGAGGCTGCAAGCTGCTGAGGAATCGCTACGACAGCCGAGACCGGGAGTGGGCCACTTACACCTGCGTGCTGGGCTTCCACGTCTATG GCGTGTGGCCAGACGGCTCGGATGGCACCGACATCAACTCCCTGTGCCGCTCCCACAACGAGCGTGTGGTGGCCGTGGCCGACGACTTCTGCAAAGTGCACCTGTTCCAGTACCCGTGCGCGCGCGCCAAG GCGCCGAGCCTCGTGTACGGCGGCCACGGGAGCCACGTGACCAGCGTCCGGTTCACGCACGACGACTCGCACCTCATCTCGCTGGGGGGCAAGGACGCCAGCATCTTCCAATGGCGAGTGCTGGGCGCTGGGGGCGCGGGGCCGGCGCCTGCTACGCCCTCTCGaaccccctccctgtcccccgccTCCTCTCTCGATGTCTGA
- the EML3 gene encoding echinoderm microtubule-associated protein-like 3 isoform X1 — protein sequence MDGAGGPGEGPAQEALQSLSRRLQVQEKEMELVKAALAEALRLLRLHTPPNPLQDPGTSAPTRDSSPAVPPGLPPACSPSLVSRGTQTETEVETEPSPGPPSLSNGPPAPQGGSEEPGGTQSEGGGSSSSGTGSPGPPGVLRLVQSPQRADTPRRNSSSSSSPSERPRQKLSRKAASSANLLLRSGSTESRGGKDPLSSPGGPGSRRSNYNLEGISVKMFLRGRPITMYIPSGIRSLEELPSGPPPETLSLDWVYGYRGRDSRSNLFVLRSGEVVYFIACVVVLYRPEGGPGGPGGGGQRHYRGHTDCVRCLAVHPDGVRVASGQTAGVDKDGKPLQPVVHVWDSETLLKLQEIGLGAFERGVGALAFSAADQGAFLCVVDDSNEHMLSVWDCSRGTKLAEIKSTNDSVLAVGFSPRDSSCIVTSGKSHVHFWNWSGTAGVPGNGTLTRKQGVFGKYKKPKFIPCFVFLPDGDILTGDSEGNILTWGRSLSDSRTPGRGGAKETYGIVAQAHAHEGSIFALCLRRDGTVLSGGGRDRRLVQWSPGLVALQEAEIPEHFGAVRAIAEGLGSELLVGTTKNALLRGDLAQGFSPVIQGHTDELWGLCTHPFQNRFLTCGHDRQLCLWDGEGHALAWSIDLKETGLCADFHPSGAVVAVGLNTGRWLVLDTETREIVSDITDGNEQLSVVRYSPDGLYLAIGSHDNMIYIYSVSSDGAKSSRFGRCVGHSSFITHLDWSKDGSFIMSNSGDYEILYWDVVGGCKLLRNRYDSRDREWATYTCVLGFHVYGVWPDGSDGTDINSLCRSHNERVVAVADDFCKVHLFQYPCARAKAPSLVYGGHGSHVTSVRFTHDDSHLISLGGKDASIFQWRVLGAGGAGPAPATPSRTPSLSPASSLDV from the exons ATGGACGGGGCCGGGGGGCCCG GTGAGGGCCCTGCTCAGGAGGCCCTGCAGTCCTTGAGCCGGCGGCTTCAGGTGCAGGAGAAGGAGATGGAGCTGGTCAAGGCAGCCCTGGCCGAGGCCCTCCGCCTGCTGCGGCTGCACacgccccccaaccccctgcagGACCCCGGTACGTCCGCTCCAACCCGAGACAG CAGCCCTGCAGTGCCCCCAGGACTGCCACCCGCGTGCAGCCCCTCCTTGGTGAGCCGGGGCACCCAGACCGAGACCGAGGTGGAGACGGAGCCATCCCCCGGCCCTCCTAGCCTGAGCAAtgggcccccagccccccaggggGGCAGTGAAGAGCCTGGTGGGACTCAGTCTGAAGGAgggggcagcagcagcagtggtaCTGGTTCCCCCGGCCCCCCGGGGGTCCTCAGGCTTGTGCAGTCCCCGCAGCGTGCCGACAC GCCACGGAgaaattcttcctcctcctcatccccctCAGAGCGGCCTCGGCAGAAACTCTCCCGGAAGGCAGCTTCCTCGGCTAACCTGTTGCTGCGGTCTGGGAGCACGGAGAG TCGTGGGGGGAAAGACcccctctccagccctgggggTCCTGGGTCTCGGAGGAGCAACTATAATTTGG AAGGCATCTCAGTGAAAATGTTCCTTCGTGGCCGCCCCATTACCATGTACATCCCGTCTGGCATCCGCAGCCTTGAGGAGCTGCCCAGCGGCCCACCCCCGGAGACCCTCAGCCTTGACTGGGT TTATGGGTACAGGGGTCGTGACTCCCGCTCTAATCTGTTTGTGCTGCGCTCTGGGGAGGTGGTCTACTTTATTGCCTGTGTGGTGGTGCTGTACCGGCCCGAGGGAGGCCCCGGGGGCCCTGGAGGTGGCGGCCAGAGACATTACCGGGGCCACACGGACTGCGTTCGATG CCTGGCCGTCCACCCGGATGGTGTTCGTGTAGCTTCAGGACAGACAGCTGGAGTGGATAAAGATGGCAAG cccctgcagCCGGTGGTTCACGTGTGGGACTCAGAGACCCTGCTGAAGCTGCAGGAGATTGGACTGGGGGCCTTCGAGCGGGGCGTGGGAGCCCTGGCCTTCTCGGCGGCG GATCAGGGTGCTTTTCTTTGTGTGGTGGATGACTCCAACGAGCACATGCTGTCAGTGTGGGACTGCAGCCGAGGCACAAAGCTGGCGGAGATCAAG AGTACCAACGACTCGGTTTTGGCCGTTGGCTTCAGCCCACGTGACAGCAGCTGCATCGTCACTAGCGGGAAATCCCACGTCCACTTCTGGAACTGGAGTGGAACAGCAGGGGTTCCTGGGAACGGGACCCTCACCCGGAAACAGGGTGTCTTTGGG AAATACAAGAAACCCAAGTTTATCCCCTGCTTTGTGTTCCTCCCGGATGGAGACATTCTCACTGGGGATTCAGAGGGGAACATTCTCACCTGGGGGCGGAGCCTCTCAGATTCCAGAACcccaggcaggggtggggctaAAG AGACCTACGGGATTGTGGCCCAGGCCCATGCTCACGAAGGTTCCATCTTTGCCCTGTGTCTCCGGCGGGACGGGACTGTGCTGAGTGGTGGCGGACGGGACCGCCGGCTGGTCCAGTGGAGTCCAGGATTGGTGGCCCTCCAGGAAGCTGAG ATTCCTGAACACTTTGGGGCTGTGCGGGCCATTGCggaggggctgggctctgagctgCTGGTGGGAACCACGAAAAATGCGTTGCTGAGGGGAGATCTGGCCCAGGGCTTCTCCCCTGTAATCCAG GGCCACACGGATGAGCTCTGGGGGCTCTGCACGCATCCCTTCCAGAACCGCTTCCTCACCTGTGGCCACGACCGGCAGCTCTGCCTGTGGGATGGGGAGGGCCACGCACTGGCCTGGAGCATTGACCTCAAG gaGACTGGTCTCTGTGCTGACTTCCACCCCAGTGGGGCAGTTGTGGCCGTAGGACTGAACACAGGGAG gtGGCTGGTTTTGGACACAGAGACCCGAGAGATTGTGTCGGACATCACTGACGGCAATGAGCAGCTCTCAGTGGTCCGGTATAGCCCAG ATGGGTTGTACCTGGCCATCGGTTCCCATGACAACATGATCTACATCTATAGCGTTTCCAGTGATGGGGCCAAGTCCAGCCGCTTTGGTCGCTGTGTG GGTCACTCCAGCTTCATCACTCACCTTGACTGGTCCAAGGATGGGAGTTTCATCATGTCCAATTCTGGGGACTATGAGATCCTTTACT GGGACGTGGTTGGAGGCTGCAAGCTGCTGAGGAATCGCTACGACAGCCGAGACCGGGAGTGGGCCACTTACACCTGCGTGCTGGGCTTCCACGTCTATG GCGTGTGGCCAGACGGCTCGGATGGCACCGACATCAACTCCCTGTGCCGCTCCCACAACGAGCGTGTGGTGGCCGTGGCCGACGACTTCTGCAAAGTGCACCTGTTCCAGTACCCGTGCGCGCGCGCCAAG GCGCCGAGCCTCGTGTACGGCGGCCACGGGAGCCACGTGACCAGCGTCCGGTTCACGCACGACGACTCGCACCTCATCTCGCTGGGGGGCAAGGACGCCAGCATCTTCCAATGGCGAGTGCTGGGCGCTGGGGGCGCGGGGCCGGCGCCTGCTACGCCCTCTCGaaccccctccctgtcccccgccTCCTCTCTCGATGTCTGA
- the EML3 gene encoding echinoderm microtubule-associated protein-like 3 isoform X3: protein MGPQPPRGAVKSLVGLSLKEGAAAAVVLVPPAPRGSSGLCSPRSVPTQRPRQKLSRKAASSANLLLRSGSTESRGGKDPLSSPGGPGSRRSNYNLEGISVKMFLRGRPITMYIPSGIRSLEELPSGPPPETLSLDWVYGYRGRDSRSNLFVLRSGEVVYFIACVVVLYRPEGGPGGPGGGGQRHYRGHTDCVRCLAVHPDGVRVASGQTAGVDKDGKPLQPVVHVWDSETLLKLQEIGLGAFERGVGALAFSAADQGAFLCVVDDSNEHMLSVWDCSRGTKLAEIKSTNDSVLAVGFSPRDSSCIVTSGKSHVHFWNWSGTAGVPGNGTLTRKQGVFGKYKKPKFIPCFVFLPDGDILTGDSEGNILTWGRSLSDSRTPGRGGAKETYGIVAQAHAHEGSIFALCLRRDGTVLSGGGRDRRLVQWSPGLVALQEAEIPEHFGAVRAIAEGLGSELLVGTTKNALLRGDLAQGFSPVIQGHTDELWGLCTHPFQNRFLTCGHDRQLCLWDGEGHALAWSIDLKETGLCADFHPSGAVVAVGLNTGRWLVLDTETREIVSDITDGNEQLSVVRYSPDGLYLAIGSHDNMIYIYSVSSDGAKSSRFGRCVGHSSFITHLDWSKDGSFIMSNSGDYEILYWDVVGGCKLLRNRYDSRDREWATYTCVLGFHVYGVWPDGSDGTDINSLCRSHNERVVAVADDFCKVHLFQYPCARAKAPSLVYGGHGSHVTSVRFTHDDSHLISLGGKDASIFQWRVLGAGGAGPAPATPSRTPSLSPASSLDV, encoded by the exons AtgggcccccagccccccaggggGGCAGTGAAGAGCCTGGTGGGACTCAGTCTGAAGGAgggggcagcagcagcagtggtaCTGGTTCCCCCGGCCCCCCGGGGGTCCTCAGGCTTGTGCAGTCCCCGCAGCGTGCCGACAC AGCGGCCTCGGCAGAAACTCTCCCGGAAGGCAGCTTCCTCGGCTAACCTGTTGCTGCGGTCTGGGAGCACGGAGAG TCGTGGGGGGAAAGACcccctctccagccctgggggTCCTGGGTCTCGGAGGAGCAACTATAATTTGG AAGGCATCTCAGTGAAAATGTTCCTTCGTGGCCGCCCCATTACCATGTACATCCCGTCTGGCATCCGCAGCCTTGAGGAGCTGCCCAGCGGCCCACCCCCGGAGACCCTCAGCCTTGACTGGGT TTATGGGTACAGGGGTCGTGACTCCCGCTCTAATCTGTTTGTGCTGCGCTCTGGGGAGGTGGTCTACTTTATTGCCTGTGTGGTGGTGCTGTACCGGCCCGAGGGAGGCCCCGGGGGCCCTGGAGGTGGCGGCCAGAGACATTACCGGGGCCACACGGACTGCGTTCGATG CCTGGCCGTCCACCCGGATGGTGTTCGTGTAGCTTCAGGACAGACAGCTGGAGTGGATAAAGATGGCAAG cccctgcagCCGGTGGTTCACGTGTGGGACTCAGAGACCCTGCTGAAGCTGCAGGAGATTGGACTGGGGGCCTTCGAGCGGGGCGTGGGAGCCCTGGCCTTCTCGGCGGCG GATCAGGGTGCTTTTCTTTGTGTGGTGGATGACTCCAACGAGCACATGCTGTCAGTGTGGGACTGCAGCCGAGGCACAAAGCTGGCGGAGATCAAG AGTACCAACGACTCGGTTTTGGCCGTTGGCTTCAGCCCACGTGACAGCAGCTGCATCGTCACTAGCGGGAAATCCCACGTCCACTTCTGGAACTGGAGTGGAACAGCAGGGGTTCCTGGGAACGGGACCCTCACCCGGAAACAGGGTGTCTTTGGG AAATACAAGAAACCCAAGTTTATCCCCTGCTTTGTGTTCCTCCCGGATGGAGACATTCTCACTGGGGATTCAGAGGGGAACATTCTCACCTGGGGGCGGAGCCTCTCAGATTCCAGAACcccaggcaggggtggggctaAAG AGACCTACGGGATTGTGGCCCAGGCCCATGCTCACGAAGGTTCCATCTTTGCCCTGTGTCTCCGGCGGGACGGGACTGTGCTGAGTGGTGGCGGACGGGACCGCCGGCTGGTCCAGTGGAGTCCAGGATTGGTGGCCCTCCAGGAAGCTGAG ATTCCTGAACACTTTGGGGCTGTGCGGGCCATTGCggaggggctgggctctgagctgCTGGTGGGAACCACGAAAAATGCGTTGCTGAGGGGAGATCTGGCCCAGGGCTTCTCCCCTGTAATCCAG GGCCACACGGATGAGCTCTGGGGGCTCTGCACGCATCCCTTCCAGAACCGCTTCCTCACCTGTGGCCACGACCGGCAGCTCTGCCTGTGGGATGGGGAGGGCCACGCACTGGCCTGGAGCATTGACCTCAAG gaGACTGGTCTCTGTGCTGACTTCCACCCCAGTGGGGCAGTTGTGGCCGTAGGACTGAACACAGGGAG gtGGCTGGTTTTGGACACAGAGACCCGAGAGATTGTGTCGGACATCACTGACGGCAATGAGCAGCTCTCAGTGGTCCGGTATAGCCCAG ATGGGTTGTACCTGGCCATCGGTTCCCATGACAACATGATCTACATCTATAGCGTTTCCAGTGATGGGGCCAAGTCCAGCCGCTTTGGTCGCTGTGTG GGTCACTCCAGCTTCATCACTCACCTTGACTGGTCCAAGGATGGGAGTTTCATCATGTCCAATTCTGGGGACTATGAGATCCTTTACT GGGACGTGGTTGGAGGCTGCAAGCTGCTGAGGAATCGCTACGACAGCCGAGACCGGGAGTGGGCCACTTACACCTGCGTGCTGGGCTTCCACGTCTATG GCGTGTGGCCAGACGGCTCGGATGGCACCGACATCAACTCCCTGTGCCGCTCCCACAACGAGCGTGTGGTGGCCGTGGCCGACGACTTCTGCAAAGTGCACCTGTTCCAGTACCCGTGCGCGCGCGCCAAG GCGCCGAGCCTCGTGTACGGCGGCCACGGGAGCCACGTGACCAGCGTCCGGTTCACGCACGACGACTCGCACCTCATCTCGCTGGGGGGCAAGGACGCCAGCATCTTCCAATGGCGAGTGCTGGGCGCTGGGGGCGCGGGGCCGGCGCCTGCTACGCCCTCTCGaaccccctccctgtcccccgccTCCTCTCTCGATGTCTGA